The nucleotide window GGGCTTGGTTGACCACGATTGCGCGTCCGTCAACTTGTTTGCCGTTGAGGTCTTTGATGGCGGCTTGGGCGCCGGAAACGTCTTCCATCTCGACGAACCCGAAACCTTTGGACTGGCCGCTGTCCCGGTCTTTAATAACGGCTACGCTTAAAACCTTGCCATGCTTGGCAAATAATTCTTCCAATGTTTGGTCGGTTGTGTCGTAAGACAGCTTGCCGACATAGAGTTTCATTGACATAAACTTCTCCCCGGTTTAACTAATATCGCCCGCGCTTAGTACGATCTGACCGCGACGATAGTTAGCCCGTGGGGGTCAACTTATAGCAACGGAGAGGTTATAATAACCACTTGCTGTTGTTAATTATATCACAGTTTAAAGTGTAATGCACGCCCTGGCTAGTATGCGTAGCGCCTTGCTCGCATTTTATAACGCTGGCTTGCCAGCCAATAAAGTTGTATTTTTACGTTATGTTAGTGGGTCCGGGCCAGTACTAAAATTATCTGGATCATCTAATCAGACTTGCGCATGCCCGTTTAAGAGCACTGAGAAAGAAGAAATTAATCTCATCAGGCCCAGCAAGCGTTTCGTGCCTATCGCCCGATATGATTTCAATCGACGGTGCCCGGGTGTCATAAGGACTTTCCCCATCATACATCTCGGCATTAAACTCCCGATACGGAACTCTCAACCCATCTAAAACCTCCTTGACGGCTCTTGACTCGGGATCCTCCGCTATGGTTAGCCAAATTTCATCAATCTGGCCGACAGCTTCAACAACCTCCGGTTGGCTTAAGATTAAACTTTCATTTCTGTGGGCCATGGCTGTTCCTCCTGGTTATATATCCAAATCGTCCAGCTCGGCCAGTTCTTTTCTGGTCTTATCCGCCAACGAACTATCCTTCTTGCCTTCAGCTGTCGGTGCTTCTTCCTGAGCTTCCTCAACCGGCGCTTCTACCACCTCTTCAACCGCGGCTTCCTCGGCCGGTTCGTCAGCGACGGGTTCTTCAGCTGGCTTATCATCGGCCGGAGCGGCCGATGGCTCATCTCGGGGGGCTCGATCCTCACGCGGCTCGCGCGGAGGGCGGTTGTCCCCTTCCGGATCGATAATTTTCAGATTATATCGGGCGTCATTCTTGGTCCCCAATGCCCGAAGCAGCGTTCTAATACTTTGAGCGGTCGAACCGCGCTTACCGATGACCCGGCCTAAATCCTCGTTGTCGACGGTTAGTTTAAGTAGTACTCCCTTTTCATCGATCGTTCGTTCGACCTGGACGGAATCTGGTTTGGAGACCAGAGATTTTACGATGTATTCAACAAATTGCTGGTCGATGGTAGACACGGTAACCTCCAATGATTTTAATAAAGCAATTGTAGCAGAAAACTATCGGCTCCTTTTTTGGTGGCTTCCTCTTTTAGTAGCCTGTTAGGGTTATTTAGTCCGCTTTTTCAGCTGGTTTTTCTTCGGTTGGGGCTATTTCAGTTTTGGTTTCGACCGGGGCTTCTGCCTCGATTGCTTCTTTCGGTGTTTCTTCGGTTTTTACGCCGTTTAATTTGGCCTCTTCAACGACTGGCTCAGCCGGGATTTCGGCGGCCGGCTGCTCTTTAGCTTTTGGCTCCTCCGATTTGACCGCCGGGGCTTCGGCGCCAGCCGGGCGGTTTTTTCTGAGTTTTTCCGGGTTGCGTGTGGTTTTTTTAGGTTGTTTTTCAATACTCACCCAACTCGGCAGCTTGACGCCTTCTTTTTTGAGTAATCTGGCGGCAGTTTGAGACGGCTGAGCGCCGTTTGATAAAAAGCGTTTGGTCTCGTCTTTATCTATGGTAACTGTCTTGGCGTGCGGATCAAAAGTACCTAAATATGCCACGACTTTGCCGCGGGTAGGGTGGCGCCGGGAGTCCTGCACGATCAGCCGATAAAACGCGTCGTTGGCCCGGCCGATTCGTTTTAAACGAATAGCTAGCATGATTAAAAAAAGTTTTAACTCCGCCTATTGTTACTGATTTAAAACTTGGCTCATTTTACAGATTAACTCCAGGGGTGTCAACTTCGTACTGGTCTTTTTGATCGTCTGATTTGGGCCGGGCCAATCAATTATGCAGCTGCCTGAGATAGTCAAGATAGCTGAGTTTAGCCGCGATTTCGTCTTCAATATTAAGGCCGTGCCCGCCCCAGCCGTATTCGTCTATTCTCTCTTCCCTCAAAGCCTCGAGATAGTCGATCCAATCAGCCAATACGCCTAGCACGGGAAACTCGCCAACCGCCACGCTTGCTCGAATCCCATCCAGCTCGTCGCTAGTTTCAAAATCTGACCCAATCATGTCGGTATTATTTTACCGGCCAGCCGGCAATAATTAAAAAGTTATTGATGAGTAAATCAAGCGATAAATGAACCTCTTAGAGCCTGTCTAGCCGTCTCAGTCAAGCCAATCTGTTTTTTTTCACGATCCTTCTTTGATTTTACGAAAAATAATCAACCAGCAGCTTTTTTATTTTATTTCAACGTTATTGATACTTCTTGGGGGAGAATCACAAAGCCGCCCAGAGGCAAAGTTTAGCGGAGTGCCACCACCTTAAAACGTAGTGCAAGCAAAGCTCTATTCGTAATACTTCAAGGCCGCGTCCGCCGCCGATTGTTGGGCCGCTTGCTTAGACGGGCCGGCGCCCTTGCCGCGCAGTTCATCACCGATAAAGACACCAATAGTAAACGACTTGTCATGGTCCGGACCTTCTTCGCTCATGACCTTGTAACTCGGCGTTACGCCTTCCTCGCTCTGGGCTTGTTCCTGTAGCAGCGATTTGGGGTCACGCCATGCATCGTCGGCCAATATGGCTTTAAGCTTGGACAAAATGTTAGTGCTGACAAATTGTTTGGCCGCCTCATAACCTTGGTCGAGGTAAACCGCGCCAGTTACAGCTTCAAAACAATTAGCCAGGATTTGATCCCGAGCCCGCTGCGAGCCGTTCTTTTCTCCGCGGCTGAGCCGCAAATATTGCTCAAACCCCAGCCGGTGGGCGGCCTCGCTCAAGGACTCAGTTCGAACTAGCGCGCTGCGCCAGTTGGTTAAAATCCCTTCGGGCTCGTCGTAATTATGGTAAAGATACTCCGTTACTATTAGCTCTAATACGGCGTCGCCTAAGAATTCCAGCCGTTCGTTGTGCGCTTTGACGCTTTTACGGTGCTCGTTTAAGTAAGATCGATGGGTAAAAGCCGTCATAAGCAGCTGCGGGTCATTAAACTCCAGCCCAATCACCTGCTTGGCCATCAACTGGTAATCATGCGGCATAGATAAAATTTCCTTTCGTGGGACCAAAGTTGTAAGCACTATGCACTGCGATTATTAATCACAACGCTTGAGTCCGTACACTTTGGCCGATTAATTGTTCTCGGCCTATGATACTGGCTTTTAAGCCATAGTCAACTGGTGTTTTTTAGGCCTACTAAAGGCTTAGAGGCCGGGTGTCTGGCGGATTTTCTTCATGCCCAGCAGGATCAGTTTGCCGATATCGTCGTACTCAACTTTGTCCAGCGCGTCGTTAAGCGGAAACCAGGCTACTTTGGTAATGTGGGCAACGTCTTCTTTGGACAGCTCGCCGGTTTGCCCGGCGGCCTTGACTAAATAGACGTGCATGGTCTTAAGCACCAGGCTGCTCTGGCGTCGATATCGAAAGTGGACTTTTCCCAACCAGTTAAGTACCTGCATGTCCCGCAGTCCAGTTTCTTCTTTGATCTCGCGTTCGGCGGCTTGCTTGAGGTTTTCCTCTTTATTGACCTTGCCCTTTGGCAGCGACCAGCGGTCTTTGGAATCCCTAATCATTAGGATCTCAACTTTGCCTTGTTTGTCGCGGCGATAAACTACTCCGCCCGAGGACACCTCCCGCACTACCTCTTGAATAGCCGGCCGACGACGCCGTTTGAATATCTTTCTAAACCGTTTGATGGGCTCTGGTCGTTTCATACGTTAATACCTAGATTATGATTTATTTCCGGCTGGTTTTCGCTTGGCGGTTTTCTTGGCCGCCGGTTTTTTGGCAGCCGCTTTGGTTTTAGCGGGTTTTTTCTTCTTAGGCTTATCTTGGCGGTTTTCTTCCAGCTGGCGGAAAGCAGTGCCCAACACGCCGTTAATGAAGCGTGAAGAGTTTTCGCTACCAAAGGCTTTAGCTAGTTCCACCGCTTCATTTATAACGACCTTCGGGGGTACGTCGTTACCAAAAATCAACTCGTTCAAGGCTAATCTAAGGATCGAGCGGTCGACTCGGGCGATTTGGGCGATCGGCCACTCCGGCGCGATCGGTTGGATGATCTCGTCTAACTCTTTTAGCCGCTGCTGGGTGCTCATCGTTAGCGACCGCACGAAGTCCGTATCGTCGATTGTGTCTTCATAACGCACCACGTTGCGCTGAAGTATCTCGTTTAAATCGGCGGTTTCGTCTTTGCAGTCTAATCTGAACTCATATTCGTAAAGAGTCTGCAGAGCTACAATTCGGCCAAGGTGTCGATTTGATGCCATGGTTTTTTAAAGTTTATTAAGTAACTACAGGTTAAGCCGTCTTAACCAGCTTAGCGCTTTCGCGCTTGGTGGTGCGAACCTTAACCGGAGAAACGGCGTTGACCCGCCGCGCTAAACTCAGCCTCAAATGAGACCGTCTGTTACCCGTGCGCCTCGGTGTCGTCCGTTTTTTTGGTTTACCCATTCTCCAGTCGCTCCCTTCAGGAGTCCGTTAGTTCACTTAGTTAAATTCTAAAAGAAAGTGGCCTCAAGAGCAAGCGTTAGTGCTTCGCCCGGCTGTCGGTTAAATCACGAAGTTAACTAGTCGATCGGCTACGCTGATGGTCCTGGTTGGCTGGCGGCCGCTAAGGTACTTGGCCACATTATCTTCTTTTAAGGCGGTCTCAACCACTTCGGCCTCCGGCGTGCCGGGAGCCACCAGTAAATTGGCCCTGACTTTGCCGTTGATCTGGACAACGATCGTAATCAGTTCCTCCGCCAGCAATTGGGCGTTAAATTCCGGCCAGCTGTCGATATGGACCGATTCGTCATGCTCCAGCACCCGCCAGAGCTCTTCGGCGGCGTAAGGTGCAAATGGCGCCATTAACGCTATCAAATCATTGAGAGCTTGCCGCCAGACGTCAGCCGCGGCGCCAAACGGCAATTCCGGCGCTAGTTTATTGGCGATATTGACAAACTCCATCAGCGCGGCGATAGCGGTATTAAAGCTTAACCGATTAAGATCATCTGTTACCCGTTTGACAGTCCGATGGAGCGCGGTGTTCAACCTGGCCTCGATTTCGGCCTGATTATCTAGGTCGGGTTGTTCTTCGGCGGCCAAGAAATCCTCAACCAGCGTCCAAACCCGCTGCAAGAACCGAAAAGTACCCGGCACCCCTTGGCTGTTCCAGTTGACGTCTTGGTCGTATGGCCCCATGAACAAAACGAACATCCTCAGCGCATCCGCGCCGTAGCCGCTGTCAACGACTTGAAGCGGGTCGATGACGTTATTCAGGCTTTTGCTCATTTTGCGGCCGTCTTCGGCCTTAACATAGCCGTTGAAGACCAGCCGCTTAATCGGCTCGCGGCTATTAGACAGCCCTATATCAGCAAAAAATTTGTGCCAAAACCGGAAGTAGAGCAAGTGGGACACGGCGTGGTCGCCACCGAAGTAAAAATCGACGTCAAACCAATAATTTAGCTTGGCCGGATCCCAGGCCTGCTTGGTGTTATGGGGGTCACAATAACGGTGCATGTACCAACTGGAACAGGCGTAGCCGTCCATGGTGTCGGTCTCTCGCCGAGCCGCTGTCTGACCACAGTCGGGACAGTCGGTATTGACCCAGTCGGTTTCAGCCGCCAAGACCGATTCGGCCCTGCCGGTCGGGGCAAAATCCTTCACCTCCGGCAGTACGACTGGCAGGTCCTTAGCCGGCACAGCCACCGGGCCGCACTTAGGACAATGGATAATCGGAATCGGCGCGCCCCAATAGCGCTGACGGCTGATCAGCCAATCGCGGATTTTGAAATTAACTTGCTCGCTCGCCAGTTGTTTGCCAGCCAGATACTCAACTATGGCTTCGCGCGCAGTTGAACTGTCACCACCGGAAAAATCGCCCGAGTTTACCAGCCGGCCCTCGCCCTCGTAGACCTTTTC belongs to Candidatus Saccharimonadales bacterium and includes:
- a CDS encoding RNA-binding protein — translated: MSMKLYVGKLSYDTTDQTLEELFAKHGKVLSVAVIKDRDSGQSKGFGFVEMEDVSGAQAAIKDLNGKQVDGRAIVVNQARPQASRPAGAYR
- a CDS encoding KH domain-containing protein — encoded protein: MSTIDQQFVEYIVKSLVSKPDSVQVERTIDEKGVLLKLTVDNEDLGRVIGKRGSTAQSIRTLLRALGTKNDARYNLKIIDPEGDNRPPREPREDRAPRDEPSAAPADDKPAEEPVADEPAEEAAVEEVVEAPVEEAQEEAPTAEGKKDSSLADKTRKELAELDDLDI
- the rpsP gene encoding 30S ribosomal protein S16, yielding MLAIRLKRIGRANDAFYRLIVQDSRRHPTRGKVVAYLGTFDPHAKTVTIDKDETKRFLSNGAQPSQTAARLLKKEGVKLPSWVSIEKQPKKTTRNPEKLRKNRPAGAEAPAVKSEEPKAKEQPAAEIPAEPVVEEAKLNGVKTEETPKEAIEAEAPVETKTEIAPTEEKPAEKAD
- the rnc gene encoding ribonuclease III, producing the protein MLTTLVPRKEILSMPHDYQLMAKQVIGLEFNDPQLLMTAFTHRSYLNEHRKSVKAHNERLEFLGDAVLELIVTEYLYHNYDEPEGILTNWRSALVRTESLSEAAHRLGFEQYLRLSRGEKNGSQRARDQILANCFEAVTGAVYLDQGYEAAKQFVSTNILSKLKAILADDAWRDPKSLLQEQAQSEEGVTPSYKVMSEEGPDHDKSFTIGVFIGDELRGKGAGPSKQAAQQSAADAALKYYE
- a CDS encoding NUDIX domain-containing protein, producing MKRPEPIKRFRKIFKRRRRPAIQEVVREVSSGGVVYRRDKQGKVEILMIRDSKDRWSLPKGKVNKEENLKQAAEREIKEETGLRDMQVLNWLGKVHFRYRRQSSLVLKTMHVYLVKAAGQTGELSKEDVAHITKVAWFPLNDALDKVEYDDIGKLILLGMKKIRQTPGL
- the nusB gene encoding transcription antitermination factor NusB; amino-acid sequence: MASNRHLGRIVALQTLYEYEFRLDCKDETADLNEILQRNVVRYEDTIDDTDFVRSLTMSTQQRLKELDEIIQPIAPEWPIAQIARVDRSILRLALNELIFGNDVPPKVVINEAVELAKAFGSENSSRFINGVLGTAFRQLEENRQDKPKKKKPAKTKAAAKKPAAKKTAKRKPAGNKS